A window of the Schlesneria paludicola DSM 18645 genome harbors these coding sequences:
- a CDS encoding BlaI/MecI/CopY family transcriptional regulator yields MTKHRLADLQLAIMHILWDKGEATVSDVQKALAPGRPLAYTTVGTMLSKMEANGQVSHRVDRRINVYRAVLQQENVSRSMISDLAQRLCAGDVTKLVCHLLDECDVSREELSVLKKLIRQKEQELNHDE; encoded by the coding sequence GTGACAAAACACCGATTGGCCGATTTGCAGTTGGCCATCATGCACATCCTGTGGGACAAGGGTGAAGCCACCGTGAGTGACGTACAAAAGGCGCTGGCACCGGGCCGTCCGCTGGCCTACACCACCGTCGGGACGATGCTGTCCAAGATGGAAGCAAATGGTCAGGTATCGCATCGAGTTGATCGGCGAATCAACGTCTATCGCGCGGTCCTGCAACAGGAAAACGTGTCGCGGTCGATGATCTCGGATCTGGCTCAACGACTGTGTGCGGGCGACGTGACGAAACTTGTCTGTCATTTGCTCGATGAATGCGACGTCTCGCGTGAAGAACTCAGCGTGCTCAAAAAGCTGATCCGCCAAAAGGAGCAGGAGCTGAATCATGACGAATGA
- the pstS gene encoding phosphate ABC transporter substrate-binding protein PstS, giving the protein MTESTTTFTTEDFFNLLARSGLLNEGLFQTLKQRFEGNDHDPKSIIAQMLAEHLLTPFQARQLGERRHRGFFLSDKYKILDFLGQGGMSRVLLCEHMMLQRLVAVKILNKSLDKFPGAAERFLREARAAASMDHPHIARVFDVDRTGLGPCIVMEYVDGTNLHEMAVKRELLAVNRVAHYISQAAIGLQQAHLVGLVHRDIKPANLMLDRTGTVKLLDLGLARFFDPKRSDNLTQQIDASSIIGTADYIAPEQVMESSSADIRADIYSLGYSMYFLLTRVLPAGDGPVMRKLLWHQTRHPEPIRTLRPEVPEGMAAVIERMTMKKPEERYQTPAEVVAALAPWVTEPISPPTDEEMPKTRASAYRLGLCPPPDQSKMASMNSSSSGSNSSGSISTRPPAPSSHSVTDSTRTRLPFTIHGNSASRIGIVNPLDSEAAMPTGSTIRAAKTNDVMSASAETVSTSESSYIRSLHESKSPEGRMLRYLLALLGMIIAFGIGGWTTYWWISAPPWKNYRVTRTPSRNTPAQRPQSNSTTTGPIVTPTSAIVLRGGGSTFIRPAMEQWSRVYEQQTGIKIEYSAVGSSKGVDGMISNFLDFSCTDAPLTADQLASAGSPIVHVPLALGAVAPVCNVTNEAGEPISIRFTGAVLANIYLGKIKTWNDPGIAVSNPGRELPNLDITVVHRSDGSGTTAIWTSYLSKVSSAWKSQIGEGVVVNWPAGIAAEKNDGVADAVSRTAGAIGYVELSYALANDLSVGQVKNKSGVFIGPSVDGISAAAASMAEFPADLRFSLVDAPGTEAYPIVGTCWAIMRINQPSERGEDIVHFLRWITAEGQNELAHLQYGRLPKELAEKGSALLEKVVTSR; this is encoded by the coding sequence ATGACTGAATCGACCACAACATTTACGACGGAAGATTTCTTCAATCTGCTTGCGCGCAGCGGACTGCTGAATGAGGGACTGTTCCAAACGCTGAAACAGCGATTCGAAGGAAACGACCACGATCCGAAATCGATTATCGCTCAGATGTTGGCGGAACATCTGCTGACGCCGTTTCAGGCCCGGCAATTGGGCGAACGCCGACATCGCGGATTCTTTCTTTCCGACAAGTACAAGATCCTCGATTTCCTCGGCCAAGGTGGCATGAGTCGCGTACTGCTGTGCGAGCACATGATGCTGCAGCGGTTGGTGGCGGTCAAAATCCTGAATAAGTCACTCGACAAATTCCCGGGTGCAGCCGAGCGGTTCCTGCGCGAAGCCCGCGCTGCCGCGTCCATGGATCATCCTCATATCGCCCGCGTCTTTGACGTTGATCGGACCGGGCTGGGGCCATGCATTGTCATGGAGTATGTCGACGGCACTAACCTGCACGAGATGGCCGTCAAACGAGAGTTGCTCGCGGTCAATCGCGTCGCGCACTACATCAGTCAGGCCGCGATCGGGTTGCAGCAGGCGCATCTGGTGGGGCTGGTCCATCGCGACATCAAGCCCGCGAATCTGATGCTGGATCGAACAGGAACCGTCAAGCTGCTCGATCTCGGCCTGGCACGATTTTTCGACCCCAAGCGTTCCGACAACCTGACCCAGCAGATCGACGCTTCAAGCATCATTGGGACGGCAGACTACATTGCGCCGGAACAAGTGATGGAATCCAGCTCGGCCGACATCCGCGCCGACATTTATAGCCTCGGTTACTCGATGTACTTTTTGCTCACTCGAGTTTTGCCCGCCGGTGACGGACCGGTAATGCGAAAACTACTCTGGCATCAAACGCGACATCCCGAGCCAATTCGCACCCTTCGCCCTGAAGTTCCTGAAGGAATGGCCGCCGTCATCGAACGGATGACGATGAAGAAGCCCGAGGAACGCTATCAGACCCCGGCCGAAGTCGTCGCCGCGCTTGCGCCCTGGGTCACCGAACCGATCAGCCCACCGACGGACGAAGAAATGCCGAAAACACGCGCATCGGCATATCGACTGGGGCTTTGTCCGCCGCCCGATCAGTCGAAAATGGCGAGTATGAATTCCTCGTCATCAGGCTCAAATTCATCGGGTTCGATTTCGACCAGACCGCCTGCACCAAGTTCGCATTCCGTCACCGACAGCACAAGAACCCGACTTCCTTTTACGATCCACGGAAACTCGGCTTCGCGAATCGGAATTGTGAATCCTTTGGATTCCGAGGCCGCGATGCCAACGGGTTCGACGATTCGTGCGGCCAAAACGAATGACGTGATGTCGGCATCCGCTGAAACGGTTTCAACATCCGAATCTTCATACATTCGCAGTCTCCACGAATCGAAAAGTCCCGAAGGGCGGATGTTGCGCTACCTTCTGGCGCTGTTGGGAATGATCATCGCATTTGGAATCGGCGGATGGACAACGTATTGGTGGATCTCGGCGCCGCCATGGAAAAACTATCGTGTGACGAGGACGCCCTCGCGAAACACGCCAGCTCAGCGACCGCAATCAAACTCCACGACCACGGGTCCCATCGTCACTCCCACCAGTGCCATTGTACTGCGAGGCGGAGGTTCGACGTTCATTCGCCCCGCGATGGAGCAGTGGTCGCGCGTTTACGAGCAACAGACCGGAATCAAGATTGAATACTCGGCCGTCGGCTCCAGCAAAGGGGTCGACGGAATGATTTCCAACTTTCTTGACTTCAGTTGTACCGATGCCCCGCTGACCGCCGACCAGCTCGCCAGTGCCGGTTCGCCGATCGTCCACGTCCCATTGGCATTGGGCGCGGTCGCACCTGTTTGCAATGTCACAAACGAGGCGGGCGAGCCGATCTCGATTCGCTTTACCGGTGCAGTCCTCGCCAATATTTACCTGGGCAAGATCAAAACCTGGAATGATCCGGGAATTGCCGTCAGCAATCCAGGTCGTGAATTGCCCAATCTGGACATCACCGTCGTTCACCGTAGCGACGGCAGTGGAACAACGGCCATTTGGACCAGCTACCTGAGCAAGGTCAGTTCAGCCTGGAAGAGTCAGATCGGCGAAGGAGTTGTCGTCAACTGGCCAGCAGGGATCGCGGCGGAAAAGAATGACGGTGTCGCCGACGCGGTCAGCCGCACGGCCGGGGCGATTGGTTATGTTGAACTGAGCTATGCCCTGGCCAATGATCTGTCCGTCGGGCAGGTCAAAAACAAATCCGGAGTCTTCATTGGCCCTTCGGTCGATGGAATCTCGGCCGCCGCCGCATCGATGGCAGAATTTCCAGCCGATCTACGGTTCTCGCTTGTCGACGCGCCGGGAACCGAGGCCTATCCGATTGTTGGAACCTGCTGGGCCATCATGCGAATCAACCAACCCAGCGAACGAGGTGAAGATATCGTTCACTTTCTGCGCTGGATCACAGCGGAAGGGCAGAACGAACTTGCTCACCTGCAGTACGGGCGGTTACCCAAGGAACTGGCAGAAAAGGGCTCTGCACTGCTCGAGAAGGTTGTCACGTCCAGATAA
- a CDS encoding nucleoside hydrolase translates to MPQKLIIDADPGIGDALAIAIALADPELDVIALTAVGGAVSAVQAGRNLQALVEAIDPPKWPRIGQAEASQRMHDAESSISSPEWQNQLRSLNGPDGLGDWSVAVADLHHPRDAAKLMTELAREYPDEITVLTLGPLSNVALAADLDAGFLSNLGSLVCLAGTIASEGDVTAAAEFNVYHHPEAARVVLKSPTMKCIVSRDVSHRAILTFDQLDRLGLSEATRSCALLRQLLPFALRAHRQHLGVEGIWLPELTALAAVSRPRLFKRSPLSVDVETEGHLTRGMTVFDRRQRPAWHNNVDALVDVDAQGVLDYLVQMLRRAC, encoded by the coding sequence ATGCCACAAAAACTGATTATCGATGCGGACCCGGGAATTGGCGATGCACTGGCGATTGCGATCGCACTCGCCGATCCAGAATTGGACGTCATTGCGTTAACGGCCGTCGGGGGTGCGGTCTCTGCAGTGCAAGCCGGCCGCAATCTGCAGGCATTGGTTGAGGCGATTGATCCACCGAAATGGCCGCGGATCGGACAGGCGGAGGCTTCACAGCGGATGCACGATGCAGAGTCGTCGATTTCCTCGCCGGAGTGGCAGAATCAATTGCGATCGCTGAATGGGCCGGATGGACTGGGGGACTGGTCTGTTGCCGTCGCGGATCTGCATCACCCGCGCGATGCGGCAAAGTTGATGACCGAGCTGGCGCGTGAGTATCCCGATGAAATCACCGTACTGACGCTGGGGCCGCTCAGCAATGTGGCGCTGGCTGCTGACCTTGACGCAGGGTTTCTGAGCAATCTCGGCAGCCTGGTCTGCCTGGCGGGGACCATCGCGAGTGAGGGCGATGTCACGGCTGCCGCAGAATTCAATGTCTACCACCATCCCGAAGCGGCACGCGTCGTTCTGAAGTCTCCCACGATGAAGTGCATCGTTTCCCGCGATGTTAGCCATCGCGCCATCTTGACGTTTGATCAACTGGATCGCCTGGGGCTTTCAGAAGCCACCCGCTCATGTGCCCTGCTGCGTCAGCTGCTGCCCTTTGCCTTGCGAGCTCATCGCCAGCATTTGGGTGTCGAAGGGATCTGGTTGCCAGAACTGACCGCATTGGCAGCCGTCTCACGGCCTCGTCTCTTCAAGCGATCGCCCCTTTCTGTGGACGTTGAGACCGAAGGGCATCTGACGCGTGGGATGACTGTGTTTGACCGTCGTCAGCGGCCCGCCTGGCACAACAACGTCGATGCGCTGGTGGATGTCGACGCACAGGGAGTCTTGGACTATCTGGTTCAAATGCTGCGCCGGGCATGTTGA
- a CDS encoding M56 family metallopeptidase: MTNEIAHVVNKLGLRDPLESLLPFVVELTATYLAHSTLFLTAAWLILIWLPARLKIMDSMRPTLVETGWKLASVLPIITSILCLAADLSPSSLRWSCILTPTRIDESDHLGLNANHAAIEPMTSTESSTVLSSKRTPEQSLGGDCMMSPSSSGSIRSMLPVARLEPDVDEILQQIDQAHLPLSSVPFVSKLPASLERIGERRRSFGLIVWLGAVIVVWVAICLVRLARRGLGLSLLLSRCAPLEMLDRRELDRFVPRGFRIRFLRLTERPGFAPDGAVSADLAIQNRNRRCSQPFACGVIHPTVVLPQGIEDTLTTDELRALLAHEVAHLVRRDPIWQWIVEILCTCLAFQPLNFLARCHWQWATELLCDDWAVDRRIPPTLLATCLTKVAEWRLDQIAGSSFRGGLGLPAVGPDGSLTYRMHWLLRSRRNVPPSGPVRRKMVRTVLVTTGLLIGTYGPRLVIDSSAQAARNEDREMAIEDDRAVLARELKEMFDEFQRLKSRLERLHEPEISEVANALFQRFSLMAPQVIERE, translated from the coding sequence ATGACGAATGAGATCGCGCATGTCGTCAACAAGCTCGGTTTGAGGGATCCACTGGAAAGCCTGTTGCCCTTCGTTGTTGAACTCACCGCGACGTATCTGGCTCATTCGACACTGTTCCTTACGGCAGCATGGCTGATCCTGATCTGGTTGCCTGCGCGTCTCAAGATCATGGATTCCATGCGACCCACACTGGTCGAAACCGGATGGAAACTGGCCTCGGTCCTGCCAATCATCACGTCGATTTTGTGTCTTGCAGCGGACCTGTCGCCCTCATCCCTTCGTTGGTCCTGCATCCTGACGCCAACACGAATCGACGAATCGGATCATTTGGGGCTGAATGCAAATCACGCCGCCATTGAACCGATGACTTCGACCGAGTCTTCGACAGTTTTATCATCGAAGCGAACGCCGGAGCAGTCTTTAGGGGGCGATTGTATGATGAGCCCGTCATCTTCGGGATCGATTCGGTCGATGTTGCCTGTCGCCCGATTGGAGCCTGATGTTGACGAGATCCTTCAGCAGATTGATCAGGCGCACCTGCCGCTTTCCAGTGTTCCATTCGTGTCCAAATTGCCCGCGTCTCTCGAGCGAATCGGTGAGAGACGACGTTCGTTTGGGCTCATTGTCTGGCTGGGGGCCGTCATCGTCGTTTGGGTGGCAATCTGTCTTGTCAGGCTCGCGCGTCGGGGGCTGGGTCTGTCCCTATTACTGAGTCGATGTGCGCCGCTGGAAATGCTTGATCGGCGCGAGCTGGATCGGTTTGTGCCGCGTGGGTTTCGAATCCGCTTTCTGCGTCTGACGGAGAGACCTGGTTTCGCGCCAGACGGGGCGGTTTCTGCCGACTTGGCGATCCAAAATCGGAACAGGCGTTGTTCGCAACCGTTCGCGTGCGGTGTGATTCATCCAACGGTCGTGTTGCCGCAAGGAATTGAAGACACTTTGACGACTGACGAACTGCGTGCGCTTTTGGCGCATGAGGTCGCGCATCTCGTGCGACGTGATCCGATCTGGCAATGGATTGTCGAAATCCTGTGCACCTGCCTGGCGTTCCAGCCGCTCAATTTTCTCGCTCGTTGCCATTGGCAGTGGGCGACGGAATTGCTTTGCGACGACTGGGCCGTGGACCGTCGCATTCCTCCGACCCTACTGGCGACATGCCTGACCAAAGTCGCCGAGTGGCGATTGGATCAAATTGCAGGTTCTTCATTTCGGGGTGGATTGGGTCTGCCCGCCGTTGGGCCTGACGGTTCGTTGACCTACCGCATGCACTGGTTGCTACGTTCGCGGCGAAATGTGCCACCTTCGGGTCCCGTCAGGCGGAAGATGGTTCGCACAGTCTTGGTCACGACAGGTCTGTTGATCGGAACTTATGGTCCGCGGCTTGTCATTGATTCATCCGCGCAGGCCGCGCGAAACGAGGACCGCGAAATGGCCATTGAAGATGATCGCGCCGTTTTGGCACGTGAATTGAAAGAGATGTTCGACGAGTTTCAACGTCTGAAATCACGTTTGGAACGACTTCATGAACCCGAGATCTCGGAAGTGGCAAATGCCCTCTTTCAGCGATTTTCCCTGATGGCGCCGCAGGTGATCGAAAGGGAATGA
- a CDS encoding HAD family hydrolase, producing the protein MNVHTPETHTAPTSSATGDLVVNAALGGLRLHIFDEEVRLPATIYLMPFSAPEGSIRFPEGRSPSMNVLLFDIDGTLIDAGGAGQAAMEGALAEEFGARGPVSGISTAGRTDRAIAVDLFRFHQVELSDDHWSRYLKSYFRLLPDSLKTQSGRILPGVIPLLERLSQRDDVLLGLLTGNFAEGAKLKLTHYGLADHFRLGGYGDLHLDRDDVARAALCAAKDHHPELSPDRVWVIGDTPSDIRCARAIGAKVLAVTTGIFSTTELEPHQPDLLLTDLSEPERWLQTVGLI; encoded by the coding sequence ATGAACGTTCACACGCCAGAGACGCACACGGCCCCAACTTCATCGGCAACGGGTGACTTGGTTGTGAATGCCGCGCTCGGTGGCTTACGGCTTCACATTTTCGACGAGGAAGTACGTCTGCCTGCTACAATTTATTTGATGCCGTTTTCAGCACCAGAAGGTTCGATCCGTTTCCCCGAAGGGCGCAGTCCGTCAATGAATGTCTTGTTGTTTGATATCGATGGTACGTTGATTGATGCAGGAGGAGCGGGTCAGGCTGCGATGGAGGGCGCACTCGCGGAAGAGTTTGGAGCCCGCGGACCGGTTTCGGGGATTTCGACAGCGGGAAGAACAGATCGAGCCATTGCCGTCGACTTGTTTCGCTTCCATCAGGTGGAACTGAGCGACGACCACTGGTCACGATATCTGAAGTCTTACTTTCGACTGCTGCCCGACTCGCTGAAGACTCAGTCCGGCAGGATTTTGCCGGGGGTCATTCCGTTGCTAGAACGACTGAGCCAGCGAGACGATGTCCTGCTCGGGTTGCTGACGGGCAATTTCGCGGAAGGTGCAAAGCTGAAGTTGACCCACTATGGACTGGCCGACCACTTCAGACTCGGTGGATACGGCGACCTGCACCTCGACCGCGACGACGTCGCGCGTGCGGCACTTTGCGCTGCGAAAGACCACCACCCGGAACTCAGTCCCGATCGAGTCTGGGTGATCGGCGACACTCCTTCCGACATCCGATGTGCGCGGGCAATCGGGGCGAAGGTCCTTGCCGTGACCACCGGAATTTTCTCGACCACCGAACTGGAGCCGCACCAGCCGGACCTGCTCCTCACAGACCTGAGTGAGCCGGAACGATGGCTTCAAACCGTGGGATTGATCTGA